A region from the Thermomicrobiales bacterium genome encodes:
- the recA gene encoding recombinase RecA: MAQDDRDKALDLAIGQIERQFGKGSIMKMGEAHSMQVEAIPTGSIALDLALGIGGLPRARITEIYGPESSGKTTLALHVIAEAQAAGGMAAYIDAEHALDPIYAARLGVDLDELLISQPDTGEQALEIVEALVRSNAIDVIVIDSVAALVPKAEIDGDMGDSHVGLQARLMSQALRKLTGAISRSKTCVIFINQLRMKIGVMFGNPETTTGGNALKFYSSTRLDIRRIETIKNGTDSVGSRVRVKVVKNKVAPPFRQAEFDIMYNQGISKEGSVLDVATDMGIVRKQGAWFYVDDDRLGQGRENAKEFLKHNPDVMDAILERIKAGSPELNRLALDAQEDVAVGPNGLEEPAF; this comes from the coding sequence ATGGCTCAGGACGACCGGGACAAAGCGCTGGACCTCGCGATCGGGCAAATCGAGCGCCAATTCGGCAAGGGCTCCATCATGAAGATGGGCGAGGCTCATTCGATGCAGGTGGAAGCAATTCCGACCGGCAGTATCGCGCTCGATCTGGCGTTGGGCATCGGCGGCCTGCCGCGCGCCCGCATCACCGAGATCTACGGTCCGGAATCGTCCGGCAAGACCACGCTGGCGCTGCACGTCATTGCCGAGGCGCAAGCGGCGGGCGGCATGGCTGCCTACATCGACGCGGAGCATGCGCTCGATCCCATCTATGCTGCTCGGCTGGGTGTCGATCTGGACGAACTGTTGATCTCGCAACCGGATACGGGCGAGCAGGCGCTGGAAATCGTCGAAGCGCTCGTGCGTTCGAACGCGATCGATGTGATCGTGATCGATTCGGTGGCTGCCCTGGTGCCCAAGGCGGAGATCGACGGTGACATGGGAGATTCCCATGTCGGTCTGCAAGCCCGGCTCATGAGCCAGGCGCTGCGCAAGCTCACCGGCGCCATCAGCCGCTCGAAGACCTGCGTCATCTTCATCAACCAGTTGCGTATGAAGATCGGCGTCATGTTCGGCAATCCCGAAACCACCACGGGAGGCAACGCGCTCAAGTTCTACTCATCGACCCGGCTCGATATCCGCCGAATCGAGACGATCAAGAACGGTACCGATTCGGTTGGATCACGCGTGCGCGTGAAGGTCGTCAAGAACAAGGTGGCGCCCCCCTTCCGCCAGGCCGAGTTCGACATCATGTACAACCAGGGCATCTCGAAAGAGGGGAGTGTTCTGGACGTTGCGACCGATATGGGCATCGTCCGCAAGCAGGGCGCCTGGTTCTATGTCGACGACGACCGCCTCGGTCAGGGACGTGAGAACGCCAAGGAGTTCCTCAAGCACAATCCCGACGTCATGGACGCGATTCTCGAACGGATCAAGGCCGGTTCTCCAGAGCTGAACCGGCTCGCGCTGGATGCGCAGGAAGACGTTGCCGTCGGCCCCAACGGTTTGGAGGAGCCTGCCTTCTAG
- a CDS encoding PLD nuclease N-terminal domain-containing protein has product MSWQRSMLIAAILLFAVVYYGLAAVALRDLWRRPAVRGENKTGWALAILCLPILGAVLYGYLGAPDGISRASQAAEPEFTPFEHLFDDDDFWKEPRR; this is encoded by the coding sequence ATGAGTTGGCAGCGCTCGATGCTGATCGCCGCCATCCTCCTGTTTGCGGTGGTCTATTACGGGCTGGCCGCAGTTGCGCTGCGCGATCTCTGGCGCCGGCCCGCCGTTCGTGGCGAAAACAAGACGGGCTGGGCGCTGGCGATCCTCTGTTTGCCGATCCTTGGCGCGGTGCTCTATGGCTACCTCGGCGCGCCTGACGGGATTTCCCGTGCATCGCAAGCCGCGGAACCAGAATTCACACCATTCGAGCATCTCTTCGACGATGACGACTTCTGGAAGGAACCGCGCCGATGA
- a CDS encoding S9 family peptidase, which produces MVEIAPYGAWKSPITSAAITASSIQLEDTVVDGDTIYWSEQHPNEKGRYAIERWAPGGTIEELLPAPWSARTRVHEYGGAAFTVVDGTVYFVNDADQRVYQLVVDGDNIPLTPASDIRHADFTFDRAHNRLIAVREDHTTGAKEAVNSIGSIPLDGSQTGQVLVGGHDFFATPRVSHDGKRLCWLSWDHPNMPWDGCELWVGDIEADGSIGNRRLVAGGASESIFEPAWSLDDRLYFVSDRTGWWNLYREGDNGVEIVYEDAAEYGLPLWVFSQSTFGFLDEGRVAIASFKDGRWRLNVIDLETRELDPVDLPSTMISSVHAHDGKVVFKAGSPVEPTALVQLDVDTGKLKKLRATSDQEFERGYVSVPGAIEFPTTGGRTAFGFYYPPQNKDFAAPDGELPPLIVQSHGGPTGATSTAQRAQIQYWTSRGFAVLDVDYGGSTNYGRAYRDRLNGNWGIVDIDDCVNGAKHLIEEGLVDPERIIIQGWSASGYTTLSALAFRDFFKAGVSYFGIGDLEAMVHDTHKFESRYLDGLIGPYPEAIDRYKERSAVHYVENITAPLLIFQGDEDKVVPPNQAQMMYDAVEANGKPVALVIYEGEQHGFRKSENIRHALDSSLYFFGKVFDFVPADDVPVIEIANLPVSS; this is translated from the coding sequence GTGGTCGAAATCGCGCCGTATGGCGCATGGAAATCGCCAATCACCTCGGCAGCCATTACAGCATCGTCGATCCAGCTGGAAGACACGGTCGTAGACGGCGACACCATCTATTGGTCCGAGCAACATCCCAACGAGAAGGGTCGTTATGCGATCGAACGCTGGGCGCCCGGGGGCACGATCGAGGAACTGCTCCCCGCGCCATGGAGCGCCCGTACTCGCGTGCATGAATACGGCGGGGCGGCGTTCACCGTGGTGGACGGCACCGTCTATTTCGTGAACGACGCGGACCAGCGGGTCTACCAGCTCGTCGTCGATGGCGACAACATTCCGCTGACCCCGGCCAGTGATATTCGACATGCCGATTTCACCTTCGATCGGGCGCACAATCGCCTGATCGCCGTGCGCGAAGATCACACCACCGGCGCAAAGGAAGCCGTCAACTCGATTGGCTCGATTCCGCTGGATGGCTCCCAAACCGGACAGGTGCTGGTCGGAGGACATGATTTCTTCGCCACTCCGCGTGTGAGCCACGACGGAAAACGCCTGTGCTGGCTGAGTTGGGACCATCCAAACATGCCCTGGGATGGATGTGAGCTTTGGGTGGGCGATATCGAAGCGGATGGCTCGATTGGCAACCGCAGGCTGGTGGCGGGCGGAGCGAGCGAGTCGATCTTCGAACCGGCCTGGTCGCTCGACGATCGGCTCTATTTCGTCTCGGACCGCACCGGGTGGTGGAATCTCTACCGGGAGGGCGACAACGGGGTAGAGATCGTCTATGAGGACGCTGCCGAGTATGGACTCCCGCTCTGGGTCTTTTCGCAGTCGACGTTCGGCTTCCTGGACGAAGGGCGCGTCGCCATCGCTTCGTTCAAGGATGGCCGCTGGCGTTTGAACGTCATCGATCTGGAAACACGGGAACTCGATCCGGTCGACCTGCCATCGACCATGATCAGCTCTGTCCATGCACATGACGGCAAGGTCGTGTTCAAGGCTGGGTCACCGGTGGAGCCGACCGCGCTGGTGCAACTCGATGTCGACACTGGCAAACTGAAGAAGCTGCGGGCGACCTCGGACCAGGAGTTCGAGCGAGGCTACGTTTCGGTTCCCGGCGCGATCGAATTCCCCACCACCGGCGGCAGAACCGCGTTCGGGTTCTACTACCCGCCCCAGAACAAGGACTTTGCCGCCCCGGACGGTGAGCTGCCGCCGTTGATCGTGCAAAGCCATGGCGGCCCGACCGGCGCAACCTCCACCGCGCAGCGCGCGCAGATCCAGTATTGGACCAGTCGCGGTTTTGCCGTGCTGGATGTCGATTACGGCGGCAGCACGAACTACGGACGCGCATATCGCGACCGGTTGAATGGCAACTGGGGCATCGTCGACATCGACGATTGCGTGAACGGGGCCAAGCACCTGATCGAGGAGGGATTGGTCGATCCAGAGCGGATCATCATCCAGGGATGGAGCGCCAGCGGCTACACCACCCTCTCGGCGCTCGCCTTCCGCGATTTCTTCAAAGCCGGGGTGAGTTACTTTGGCATCGGCGATCTGGAAGCGATGGTGCACGACACCCACAAGTTCGAGTCCCGCTATCTGGATGGCCTGATCGGTCCCTACCCCGAGGCGATCGATCGATACAAGGAACGTTCGGCGGTGCATTATGTCGAGAATATCACCGCGCCGCTCCTCATCTTCCAGGGAGACGAAGACAAGGTCGTCCCACCCAACCAGGCGCAGATGATGTATGACGCGGTCGAAGCGAACGGCAAGCCGGTAGCGCTGGTGATCTACGAAGGAGAGCAGCACGGCTTCCGCAAGAGCGAAAACATTCGCCACGCGCTCGACAGCTCGCTCTACTTCTTCGGGAAGGTGTTCGACTTCGTGCCAGCGGATGACGTTCCCGTGATCGAGATCGCCAATCTCCCCGTTTCGTCGTAG
- a CDS encoding discoidin domain-containing protein codes for MVETATETVVVISPEAETETPFPTETATEEIVVMPPSVETETPVPPEATTEIDLGPPPASPGIQEPEVLETPTDIPVTEPQPLTIARIQRSEGSSAGQVLVDHDAGTVWSTDGSAVVPLAAFIVDLDAPQYVSVVRWQVGAEGLAGTLYVSVSTDNENWTDLTFDSIAAPGEWQELAVAADVQYIRFVFVNDDGLPTAGGIAEVEVWP; via the coding sequence GTGGTCGAGACGGCCACAGAAACGGTCGTGGTCATCTCACCGGAAGCGGAAACCGAAACCCCGTTCCCGACCGAGACAGCGACCGAAGAGATCGTGGTCATGCCGCCGTCAGTGGAAACAGAGACTCCCGTCCCACCCGAAGCGACGACAGAGATCGATCTCGGGCCACCGCCAGCCTCACCGGGCATTCAGGAACCGGAGGTGCTGGAAACGCCCACCGACATTCCGGTCACTGAACCGCAACCGCTGACAATTGCCCGCATCCAGCGGAGCGAGGGCTCGAGCGCCGGTCAGGTGTTGGTCGATCATGATGCAGGTACAGTCTGGTCGACAGATGGATCGGCTGTGGTGCCGCTTGCAGCCTTCATCGTCGATCTCGACGCGCCCCAGTACGTCAGTGTCGTCCGTTGGCAGGTGGGAGCGGAAGGGCTGGCGGGCACGCTCTACGTCTCGGTTTCGACCGATAACGAGAACTGGACCGACCTCACCTTCGACAGTATCGCCGCGCCCGGCGAATGGCAGGAGCTGGCGGTTGCCGCGGACGTTCAGTACATCCGCTTCGTCTTCGTCAACGATGACGGGCTACCCACGGCTGGAGGCATTGCCGAGGTGGAAGTCTGGCCGTAG
- a CDS encoding SH3 domain-containing protein gives MPSSRSAVTPRIVTAQDLSALSLQSFGLEFSAGPWKLTLSNLVRGADAAAQIAAASDQNAAPEDGIDYLLFQVNATNVGQERIWIDYDDFAVFGASGIVRRSLQLMPPAPMLQAAVEPGQSTSGYVVGAIESDDAAPVILFDSRLLTGFWSDSVVAAVVGGSLPGAPAQPEAVNDVGTSPTAPATANQAIVTEDWQVELLQAVFGQDVYELTDFRTQAVGDSDPSLIPQWAAIQMQVTNNRDGSAVSHFPVTAFALSYGDGEEILDVARLTPPLPDIAGDYLPGATRTGWAAFERPVDFSGSLVRFQPFRTDADVRYLTWGDGSAPENAGQATAQQEETPAAPSETFANGASVTTNESDVNLRAEASTSADIIETLPEGTTLTVTGDPVEADGYTWYPVQDPATGNSGFVAANFLRAAA, from the coding sequence ATGCCGAGTTCGCGTTCCGCTGTGACGCCACGAATCGTGACCGCCCAGGACCTTTCCGCTTTGTCGTTGCAGTCGTTCGGACTCGAGTTCAGCGCTGGCCCCTGGAAGCTGACGCTTTCCAACTTGGTGCGCGGGGCGGACGCAGCCGCCCAGATTGCCGCTGCCTCCGATCAGAACGCGGCGCCAGAGGACGGTATCGACTATCTGCTCTTCCAGGTGAATGCCACCAATGTCGGGCAGGAGCGCATCTGGATCGACTACGACGACTTTGCCGTTTTTGGCGCCTCGGGTATCGTGCGGCGCTCGCTGCAATTGATGCCGCCCGCTCCAATGCTCCAGGCTGCGGTAGAGCCAGGGCAATCGACCTCGGGCTACGTGGTTGGCGCGATCGAGAGCGACGACGCCGCTCCGGTGATCCTATTCGATAGTCGTTTGTTGACAGGCTTCTGGTCCGATAGCGTCGTTGCCGCAGTGGTTGGGGGCTCGCTTCCCGGGGCGCCAGCGCAACCAGAGGCGGTCAATGACGTTGGCACGAGCCCGACCGCGCCGGCCACCGCGAATCAGGCCATCGTTACCGAGGATTGGCAGGTCGAGCTACTCCAGGCGGTATTCGGGCAGGATGTCTACGAACTGACCGATTTCCGGACGCAGGCGGTGGGTGACTCCGATCCCAGCCTCATCCCGCAATGGGCGGCGATCCAGATGCAGGTGACCAACAATCGGGATGGCTCTGCGGTGTCGCATTTCCCGGTGACGGCCTTCGCCCTCTCATATGGCGATGGCGAGGAGATCCTCGACGTCGCTCGTCTCACGCCGCCGTTGCCGGATATCGCGGGAGACTATCTGCCTGGCGCGACCCGCACCGGGTGGGCGGCTTTCGAGCGGCCAGTCGATTTCTCTGGTTCCCTGGTGCGCTTTCAGCCGTTCCGCACGGATGCCGATGTGCGCTACCTGACCTGGGGCGATGGTTCTGCTCCCGAGAATGCCGGACAAGCAACGGCGCAGCAGGAGGAGACACCGGCCGCGCCGTCCGAGACGTTCGCCAATGGAGCCTCGGTCACGACCAACGAGTCCGATGTCAACCTTCGCGCGGAGGCTTCGACCTCGGCGGACATCATTGAAACGCTTCCCGAGGGAACAACACTCACTGTTACCGGCGATCCAGTGGAGGCCGATGGCTATACCTGGTATCCGGTGCAAGACCCCGCCACCGGGAACAGCGGATTTGTCGCCGCCAACTTCCTGCGAGCGGCTGCCTAG
- a CDS encoding histone deacetylase, with the protein MTTALYRSPRFAQHDEPSHVENQRRLKAVDAELERSGLLATNPQPAFAAATLEQLSRVHDPRYIDALARAASQGGGWIDNDTYMGPQSVEVAALASGAAVAAVDAALDGSVKQGFVLARPPGHHARPSIGMGFCLFDTIAVGAAHALNAGIERIAIVDWDVHHGNGTQEIFWTSPNVFFASIHQWPLFPGTGAASETGKDAGAGYTLNAPLAAGAGNERYLHVLDEVILPRLRAFEPELVMVSAGYDCHRDDPLGSMRVDEDGFADMTVRLLELAHAHADGRIVLVLEGGYDPSALARSVVRTIQTLDGAV; encoded by the coding sequence ATGACCACCGCGCTCTATCGCTCGCCGCGTTTCGCCCAGCATGACGAGCCGTCGCATGTCGAGAACCAGCGGCGATTGAAGGCGGTCGACGCGGAGCTGGAACGATCTGGCTTGCTGGCGACGAACCCGCAACCTGCCTTCGCTGCCGCCACATTGGAACAGTTGTCCCGGGTCCACGATCCGCGCTACATCGATGCGCTAGCGCGTGCCGCAAGCCAGGGCGGCGGCTGGATCGACAACGACACGTATATGGGTCCGCAATCGGTCGAGGTGGCCGCGCTGGCATCGGGCGCGGCAGTGGCTGCGGTCGATGCCGCGCTGGACGGATCGGTGAAACAGGGATTCGTTCTCGCCCGGCCGCCCGGGCATCACGCGCGGCCCTCGATCGGCATGGGATTCTGTCTCTTCGACACCATCGCTGTCGGCGCAGCCCATGCGTTGAATGCAGGCATCGAACGGATCGCCATTGTCGACTGGGATGTGCATCACGGCAATGGCACGCAAGAAATCTTCTGGACAAGCCCAAATGTCTTCTTCGCGTCGATTCATCAGTGGCCGCTCTTTCCAGGAACCGGGGCAGCCAGCGAAACTGGAAAGGACGCCGGAGCGGGCTACACGCTGAATGCTCCGCTGGCCGCCGGAGCGGGCAATGAGCGCTACCTGCACGTGCTGGACGAGGTCATCCTGCCAAGGTTGCGCGCCTTCGAGCCGGAGCTCGTCATGGTTTCTGCGGGATACGACTGCCATCGCGACGATCCGCTCGGCAGCATGCGCGTCGACGAGGATGGATTTGCTGACATGACGGTCCGGTTGCTGGAACTTGCCCATGCGCATGCTGACGGTCGAATTGTCCTCGTGCTCGAGGGTGGCTACGATCCATCGGCGCTGGCGCGCAGCGTGGTTCGCACCATTCAGACACTCGATGGGGCGGTATAG
- a CDS encoding ClbS/DfsB family four-helix bundle protein: protein MNEPPVTKMDVIRSIETERVWWRAVVDLAEQGGPITGDEPIDGEWTVRDVIEHVNGWRRWTVARLEAAANGAPPVPPWPARLTDTTEEEVDEINAWFLQQGRAKPLSEVVAEAFSLLDRMQHAVEAIPDDRLLTPGVFAETDPQIADYPIGPALVGFSMMHVHIDHAAAIQEWLSERIGQDVELPPAPSDFGFED from the coding sequence ATGAACGAACCACCAGTCACAAAGATGGATGTGATTCGGTCGATCGAAACCGAGCGCGTCTGGTGGCGCGCGGTTGTCGATCTGGCAGAGCAAGGCGGCCCGATTACCGGTGATGAGCCTATCGACGGGGAGTGGACCGTTCGCGATGTGATCGAGCATGTCAACGGTTGGCGACGATGGACCGTTGCCCGGCTGGAGGCTGCTGCCAATGGCGCACCCCCGGTACCCCCCTGGCCGGCAAGACTGACTGACACCACCGAAGAAGAGGTGGATGAGATCAATGCCTGGTTCCTGCAGCAGGGCCGCGCCAAGCCTCTGAGCGAGGTCGTCGCCGAGGCATTCTCACTGCTCGACCGCATGCAGCATGCGGTGGAGGCAATCCCGGACGATCGCCTGCTGACACCGGGCGTCTTTGCCGAGACCGATCCTCAGATTGCGGACTATCCGATCGGACCGGCATTGGTTGGGTTCTCGATGATGCACGTGCATATCGACCACGCCGCAGCCATCCAGGAGTGGCTTTCGGAGCGTATCGGGCAGGATGTGGAACTTCCGCCGGCGCCGTCCGATTTCGGCTTCGAGGATTAG